AAATAGCATATAAAGAATATCTTAGAGCCTTGATAGTTCGCATTGAAATAGATTTAAAGGAATAACTATCTACTTCTAATATATCTGTACTTGCAGTTTCATTAAGTATTTTATTTGCTAGTAATTTTCTTTTGCGCCTCTTAATATATATTAAAATGACAACAAAAACTAAAAATATAGAAAATATTATTTTACCAAAGTTTTCAGCTGCTAACTCTCGTCTATAATGGCTATAGGCTATAGAGTAATTATCCCTATCATAACCCAATTGAAAATAATGCATAGCATCTTCAAAACTGTTTTGTCTTAAATGAGCTCTACCCATTCCCCTATATGCCAAATCAAAATTAAGGTTTTGGCGTAATACCTTTTGCCAATAATTCGTAGAGTCATCATATCGTCCAATATCATAATAAGCTATTGCTTTATGAATATTAAGTGCATAATCTGTTGGTTTAAAAAATGTTATTTCGTTTGCCTGCCTATCCAAAACTAAAATTCTATTACCCATCATTTCCAGAGCTACAGGATTACGAAATAAACCATCATATTGACCTTCTCCACCAAAAACATACAATAAATTTCCCTGGGAATCATAAGTGAAAACTCTTCCCCGTTGATTATCTAGAACAGTATAAACATTATTATTTCTTGCAATAATATCTACAAAATTAGATTGTATATTATAATCACCAGCATTATAGTTAAAATCCCCAGCTATTGGATGCATTCCATTAGAAACTATTACATTTTCCCCAGCAGGATTTAGTCTCCTCACCCTATCTTGACCATCAGGAGTTACGGCCATAATTAATCCTTCTCTATCTATTGTTAAATTTCTGTATTCAATTGGCAGCCAGGCCCTGGTTCGTAATCTTTGTTCTTCTGTTTGAAATCTTGACCAGAACAACTCATCAAGACTGGGGTTTACCCTGGGAGCTCCTATAAACCCCAGAAAGTTACCATCAATATCAAACTCCATTATTCCATCGTAAACATCTCTCGAAATTACATAAATCCTGTTTAATGGACTGACTACCAATTTAAGGGGTCTATAAATAAAATCTTCTGATATAACTCCTTCAACATCTACATCAGGGACACCATATTCATTTATTAATTCACCCTGGTAATCAAACAAAAGGATTCTGTTGTTTTCTGTATCAGCTAAATAAATTGTCTCATATTCATCAACATACAATCCTCTGGGAGAATTCAAACTATCCATTTCTCCATTATTTTTAAATTGATCAATAACATTTATCAATTTAAAATCTCTATCAAAATATATTAAACGATTATTTCCTGAATCAAGTATATATAACGTATTATTTCTAACGAATATATCTTCAGGATTCCTAAAACTCCCAACACCAAGATCATTTCCGTTTATTACCTTCTGGGGTAAGTACGCCTGAGGAGCGGGTGTAGGGTTACCCCAAAAATTATAAGTATAATTTCTATATGGTATTTCAGCAATAGCTGAACTAGTCAATAATAAGAATATAAAAAATATTAATAAAACAGTAAAAGTTCTGTTCTTCATTAAGCATCCTCCCTCTATCTTGTTTTCAGGAACTTTTTATAGGACAAATGATAGGTCTTCATTAATCGAGCCCCGAAGTACCCATTGTCTGCACAATCTTAGATTGATTAATAACAAAGACTATTATTGGTATTATCATCATCAAGAGCATAACTGCTGCACCAACACCACGTCTTGCGACACCACCAGCTTGAATCTGTTGTAATGCATATGGTAAAGTCTTCAACTCTTCTGCATATAAAAATCTTTGTCCTGTTTGGCCCCATAATTGTTGAAAAGTCAATATCATTAAGGTTAGCCATGCCGGTTTAACTATCGGCATAACAATATTCCAATATATCCTGAATTCACTGGCACCATCAATCCTGGCAGCTTCTATTAAACTTTCTGATACCATAGAATCCATAAACTTCTTCATAATAAATACACCTAAAGTAGCAGCCCAGGCAGGAACAATAATTGCCCAATAAGTATCAACCCAGCCCAAAGCAGATATAGTTACATAGTTAGCTATGGCAGATACCTGTGCAGCAAACATCAATGAAAGCATAATCATTTCATTTAAAAATTTCTTGCCTGGAAACTTAAAAATCGATAATGAATAAGCCGCCATAGAACCAAAGAATAGATTCCCAAGTAAACCGCCGGTTACTATAATTAAAGAATTTAAAAGATATCTGGAAATAGGAATCCATGATTGCCCCATTAATATTACTAAATCCTGAAAATTCCCTAATGTTGGGTTGCGAACAAAAAAACGAGGTGGAAAATAAAACAATTCATCCAATGGTTTAAAGGCATTCATTATAACTAGCAACAATGGCAAAGCTGTAAAAGCTGCTCCAAGACCCAATAAAATCAGAATAAACAAGTCTCCTCCAGTTGATCTGGATATCCTTCTATTACGTATTTGAATTTTCGATTTTAAAGTTTTAAAATTCATTTTTTCCTCCCCTCTAATTACCAATCTTACCCAGTAGACGTTGTATGATTTTTTGTAATGAAACCATAGTTGCAAATAAAACAACTGCTATAGCTGAAGCATATCCCATCTCATAACGGATATTAGCATAGTCCTCTAAATGTTGCATTACAGTATGAACTGCATAATCTGTACTTGGGAAACCTACTAAAGCAGTTATCTGACCTGCCGCTGCAAAAGAACCTGTAATAGATAGAATAGCTCCAATCATCATATATCCTCTCATACTGGGCAGTGTAATATACCACAACTCCTGCCAGCGGTTCCTAATACCATCTATAGCTGCAGCTTCATATAGTTTTTCATCAATACCCTGTAACCCTGCTATAAATACCAGGAAACTGGTTCCCAGACTCATCCAGAGTACTACAATAATCACAATTGTCATCATATATTGGGGTTCTTGAAGCCAGATTATTGGTCTGTCTATAATACCAAATCTTAGCAAGAAACCATTTATATATCCATACATATCACCACTAAACATTATTGTCCAGATTAAAAAAGCCTGACCCGATATTGAAGGGGCGTAAAAAAGAAGTGTTAAAAAAGCTCTTAGTTTTGGTTTTAATTCATTTATTAACCAGGCAAATATTAAACAAAGAAAATAACTGACTGGCCCTGTAATAAATGAAAATACAAGAGTGTTTTGAATAGCTATTAGAAAAACATCATCTCCTAAGAAAAGGCGAATATAATTTTCCCAACCTA
The genomic region above belongs to Halanaerobiaceae bacterium ANBcell28 and contains:
- a CDS encoding YIP1 family protein, giving the protein MKNRTFTVLLIFFIFLLLTSSAIAEIPYRNYTYNFWGNPTPAPQAYLPQKVINGNDLGVGSFRNPEDIFVRNNTLYILDSGNNRLIYFDRDFKLINVIDQFKNNGEMDSLNSPRGLYVDEYETIYLADTENNRILLFDYQGELINEYGVPDVDVEGVISEDFIYRPLKLVVSPLNRIYVISRDVYDGIMEFDIDGNFLGFIGAPRVNPSLDELFWSRFQTEEQRLRTRAWLPIEYRNLTIDREGLIMAVTPDGQDRVRRLNPAGENVIVSNGMHPIAGDFNYNAGDYNIQSNFVDIIARNNNVYTVLDNQRGRVFTYDSQGNLLYVFGGEGQYDGLFRNPVALEMMGNRILVLDRQANEITFFKPTDYALNIHKAIAYYDIGRYDDSTNYWQKVLRQNLNFDLAYRGMGRAHLRQNSFEDAMHYFQLGYDRDNYSIAYSHYRRELAAENFGKIIFSIFLVFVVILIYIKRRKRKLLANKILNETASTDILEVDSYSFKSISMRTIKALRYSLYAIFHPFDGFWDMKHEKKANIPAALIILILTIISYIFMRINTAFLFNTRDIFRINLWTEALSILIPFTLWCIVNWALTTLMDGKGSMKDIFVTTSYALTPIILIYIPITLVSNYLIQGEGALYYFLLSFAVIWFVFLLFFGTLTIHDYSISKNVVTTIATVVGMGMVLFLGLLFVNVIEMLTGLFNEIYREIVFRI
- a CDS encoding carbohydrate ABC transporter permease → MNFKTLKSKIQIRNRRISRSTGGDLFILILLGLGAAFTALPLLLVIMNAFKPLDELFYFPPRFFVRNPTLGNFQDLVILMGQSWIPISRYLLNSLIIVTGGLLGNLFFGSMAAYSLSIFKFPGKKFLNEMIMLSLMFAAQVSAIANYVTISALGWVDTYWAIIVPAWAATLGVFIMKKFMDSMVSESLIEAARIDGASEFRIYWNIVMPIVKPAWLTLMILTFQQLWGQTGQRFLYAEELKTLPYALQQIQAGGVARRGVGAAVMLLMMIIPIIVFVINQSKIVQTMGTSGLD
- a CDS encoding sugar ABC transporter permease translates to MQTETALNSKTKLSWKEKIDRMKYEAKQNKEAYLFFAPFGILFFVFVIFPVLISIVLSFTYFNMLQWPSWVGWENYIRLFLGDDVFLIAIQNTLVFSFITGPVSYFLCLIFAWLINELKPKLRAFLTLLFYAPSISGQAFLIWTIMFSGDMYGYINGFLLRFGIIDRPIIWLQEPQYMMTIVIIVVLWMSLGTSFLVFIAGLQGIDEKLYEAAAIDGIRNRWQELWYITLPSMRGYMMIGAILSITGSFAAAGQITALVGFPSTDYAVHTVMQHLEDYANIRYEMGYASAIAVVLFATMVSLQKIIQRLLGKIGN